In Pan troglodytes isolate AG18354 chromosome 5, NHGRI_mPanTro3-v2.0_pri, whole genome shotgun sequence, the sequence GCCCCACATTCCAGTCATTTTGCTCTTATCCCAAAGTCCAGCAAGCGTTTCCTCTGTTTCTGCTGAGTGACTGCAGCTCAGaagaaattcctgcctaatagtaacctccctctccccttcagcACAAGCAACTGGCCCCGCCTGAACAAGCCTCCAGGCCCCCAtcctgcacccagccccagtcgTCCCAGGTCCCCCTGCCTCCAGTGCCTTGGGCAGATAGAAGCATGGAGGTCAAgagttaggcttttttttttttttttttttttttgagacagggtcttgctttgtcacccaggctggagtgcaatagtgagatcatggctcactgcagcctccacctcctgggctcaaacaatcctctcacctcagcctaccaagtagctggaactacaggcgcatgccaccgcacccagctaatttttgtatttcttgtagagacagagtctcgccatgttgcccaggctggtctcaaactcctgagctcaaaagatctgcctgccttggcctcccaaagtgttgggattacaggcatgagccacggcgcccagctggCTATTGTGTTCCCAGGAGAAATCATGAATGCCTCTGGAGTAGCCTCCTGGGGAAGAGAGACACCCTCACCAGTCACACCTGTCCATACTCATCCTCCTGGGCCCCTGTGGCCTCCAGAAGAGCACTCATGTACTGCTGGGGCACAGTGAGCAGAGAGGTGCCTGTGTCCACGATGGCCTGGCAACCCTCAGAACACCAGCCGGAGGCCTGGCCGCCGATGAGGAACCTGTATGGGGAGAAGACAGGCAGCCTCAGGACTCCCCCAGTTCAGGGCAGCTGGGGCGGGCTTTCCCCACCACTGTGGGACAAAGAGCTACAGCTACTTTCTTGAGGAAAGTGAGGACCCTGCAAAGATCAATCCGGCTATTCCCCTGCATCATGCCATGGGACCTAGTCCTTAAAAGTGTCAAGGAAGTTtctaaaaacactgaaaaccaggTCCACTGATTCATTGTAAGGACTTTGAGCAAATTAGTTGCTAACACACCTTCGTTTCTAATCTGTGAGCCCATGATGGGGCTGGACTGCAGGGTCCCTAATGTTCGGGAGTCCAGGTCCTGCCCCTCCCTATGTTGTCCACATCCACTCTCTTCTCCAGGCTGAGCTGGGCTTTGTCACTCCTGCAGAGGACAGTTGTGGCTTTGTAGGAGTAAGCCTCAGGGGTCCTCTGCCCCATCCCAGAGCAGTgccagactgtgtgtgtgtgtgacatggcCTGGAAGCCCACTCCAAGGAAGTGCCACATCCCCAGGGCCCCACCGCAGACTCACTCTTCAATGCCAATCTGCCAGTAGAGTTCCTGGGTGACAGGCGCCCAGTAGATCTGCCCCGTGTACAGGCTGCTATCCACACCCCCAAAGACAACCGCTCCCCCGCTGGAGCCCTGCTGGCtgcaggagagaaagggaaggggaagtcAGGGAGTGCCATGGAAAAGGACTTCCCTCCTGAGCAGTCACCTCCACAGGGAAACAGAGCTCCTTCCCTGATCCAGACGAGGGCTTCCTGAGGAGATGACTGAGTCTCCCTTCAGAGTGGggctccctgaggacagggctgTATCCCTTAGATTGGGGCTCCCTGAGGACGGGGCTGTGTCCCTTAGACTGGGCCTCCCTGAGGACGAGTCTGTGTCTCCCTCAGACTGGGGCTCCCTGAGGATGGGGCTGTATCCCTTAGATTGGGGCTCCCTGGGGACTGGGATGCGTCCCTTAGACTGGGGCTTTCTGGCCAGGCCTTGGAATTCCCAGCGCCTCAGGCTCCCGAATGATGCTGACCTCTGAGGGGTCCCCTAGTGGTTGGGACCCCCAGCCCACACtctgctctcctctcccctccgcTTCCTGCCTCTGGTAGACATGTCACCGGGAGCCCCACCCAGGCCCAGCTTGTTACTTTTCTGCTGAGATTGGAGACAGGTGGGGTCTTGGTGAAGTGGGGTAAGGATATTCCGTGTTTGTTCCAGAGGCTTCTCTGGTAGCTGGAGTGTGGAGCTGGGTGGAGCTGCTCTGTTTACACGCAGAGGAATCATAAACAGAGGTGGAGAGGAAGTTAGCAACATTAGTAACAGGGTGAGGTCCTTGAACTTCAGATTCCCCAGATTAGTCCAATGAAGCTAACTGTCTCTAGAAAGTGGCTGgctaaggctgggcgcagtggctcacacctgtaatccctacactttgggaggccaaggcgggtggatcacctgaggtcaggagtttgagaccagcctggccaacatggtgaaaccccgtctctactaaaaacacaaaaattagccgaacacagtggcgcatgcctgtaatcccagctacttgggaggctgaggctggaaaatagcttgaatccgggaggcagaagttgcagtgagccgagattgcgccactgcactccagaccgggtgacagagcgagaccccatctcaaaaaaacaaaacaaaacaaaacaaaacaaaagcaagttgCTGGTTAATtctgaagaagaacaaagaaaagcaggCCCCAGGCCGCTCACCCCCACCCACTGCCTGTCTCACTAAATGCCTGCACATGCTTGTGTTGACTGGCAAGGATAACAACCTGCTAGGGGTCAGCAGTGGACCTAGACCAGAAGACTCCAGGACCAGGCTAAAACAATAGATAAAAGGAGATGAAGCAATACATTACTATGCAAAAGAGGGATACAGGTAGAAAACATTCGGTCAGAAGGAAGTGAGCGAACTGCCCCACCCGTTTCTCCACCAGGAAGCCTGTCCAAGGGGTGCTGAGAATCAGAGCAGCAAAACTCAGGGCAAAGTTCAGCTGCTGTGGAAGAGATTCATTCCATCGTGGCCATGGAATGCAAAGACAAGTCGGAGGGGACTGGGGACAGGTGCAGGGATGGGGTGTGGTCGGGTGGCTGGGAGAGGATTCAAGAGGAAGCCCAGGAAGGAAGGCCCTGGAGCAAGACTGACTGGAGCCAGATGCCCGCTGGGATGCCTCCAAACCCCAAAGCATTGAGCACTGAGCCTCAGTCGTCCAGGGCGGCCGGGGGAGCACCCCGGGAGGTGGGGACTGGCCAGCTGGTTGCTCACTTGCTGAGGTAGACGCTGAAGACGGGGCTGGTGAGGGCGCCCTCCTGCACCATGCCCTGCATAGCTGTGGTGGCCTCATCCACGGACAGAGCAGGGTAGGCCAGGCCCATGATGCCATCAAACTGCGCATAGACGAAGTTGGTACCAGGCTCATTCTCACTCAAGCCGAACTCCTGGTTGGGGACCTGGATGCTCTGGACCTAATGGGGACACAAACGAGGGGAGGTGACCAGTCTGACTCCACTCACCTCCTCCAGGTTCCCCTAGAGACTCCTCAAGCCTCTGTTCATCCCTTCCTCACCTCTGccccttcttttttgttttggttttcttgtttgtttgtttgtttgtttgcttgtttgagacagagtctcaccctgtcaccaggctggagtgcagtggcgcaatctcagctcacagcaacctctgctcccctggttctagcgattctcctgcctcagcctcccgagtagctgggactgcaggcgcgtgccaccacgctcagctaattttttgtacttttaatagagacagggtttcaccatgttggccaggatggtctcgatctcttgacctcatgatctgcccgccttggccttccaaagtgctgggattacaggagtgagccaccgtagccagccacctctgcctcttgacAGGTGTTGCAGGAGCCACCTCTCCTGTGCAGCCTTCCTTGACTGCCACAGCTCACCTCCTCACCCGTCTCCTTCTTCTCTGAGCTCCCCAGGCCTTATGCTTCTTAAGGAAAAGGACCATGTCCCTCTTGTTCAGTATGGtgccccagtgcctagcacatggtgGCCACCAGTGAGTGTTGGGGGAGTGACTGAATGGGCCTGTCTTGTCCTGCCTTCCTGTCCTGCACACCAGAACACTAGCATTCCACCGTGTTTCAGGAGAGTCCATCTAACTGTCCCCTCCAGCTTATAGCTCACAGCCCCAGCCTCCACTCCCCATGCCCACTCACAGTCAGGGTGTCATAGCCAAAGAAGCCGGTGAGGCTGCCACTGCCATACTGCAGGGAGAAGGTCTGCCCATTGGTGGAGTAGGTGGACGACTCGCTGGGGTTGAAGCGGGAGTGACTGGCTGCAGGGGAGTCAGGGCATGAGGAGTCAGGCCGGCCGGGGCAGGGCTGCTCAGCTCTCAGGCCTGCCgggttcccacctcagcctctcgctCAGGCTGCGCTCACATCCTGGGACCCCAGCACCCCTGGTTGCCAAGTCAAGGGGTGGCATTGGAAGGCCCATGGGAGCTGGCCAGCCTTGTCCCCAAAGCCCCTTCTGACTTACAGAATCTTGGGATGCCTCAGGACTGTGGCCTCCCTGTGGACAGGGTTGCAGAGAACCCAGCCCTGAGTCCCTGGTCCCCAGCAAAGCACCTGGCTCACAGCAGTGCTGAGTAATTACTCATCAGATGAAGAAGTGAATGGGCCTGCACCACATCCCAGCATTCCCCCCAGCCCTCCAGGGCATCCCCAAGTGCTCCCCACCTTCACTCATCAAGAAGCCAGTCATAGCATAGGGTGGGGACATCAAGGGACCCCTTGGGCCAAAGGTATCAGGACCCAAACACCAAGGCTTCAGCAGGGACCAAGGCAACCTTAAGAAAGCAAACACTGCCTGTCTCCCAAAACCACTATAGTACGGAGCCAACATCCTATATTGTTCTGTTGTGTGTCTTGGAGACACTCAGTGAGAACTTAGTAAATACTGAGGTGGAGCAGaatagaatggagtagaatgcagtgggatggaatggactggaaattagtcacatggaatggaatggcactgcCCAGAGTAAACAGAATGGGGAGAGTGGAATAAAAGGGAGTGGGGAGTTAGGGGCTGGCATAAGCAAAGGGATACATATTGGCAGGGAAGGCAAAGGGGCCATCCAGCTGCAGGACCAGCATCTTTCCTCTGGCTTGGGCATGCTGTGTGGCCCTGCACATGTCCCTGGTCCTCCCCAGGACTGAGCTCCCCTCAGTCCTGAGCTCCCTCTGGAAGTTTGGCCCTCCCCAGAGGGTATCAGTGCCTTGCCCTGCCAACCACCCCTCTCTGCCCAGCCCAGCACTCACTGCAGGCCTGGCTCTGGCAGTAGACAGAGGGCACCCACAAGTTGGAGGAGCCGGTGTCAAAAAGGACCAGGAAGTTCTGGGGTGGAGTCCCGATGCTGATCTCACCAAAGTAGGCAGCCTGGGGGCCATGGAGCAAGCTGTTAGTTCCAGAGGGATCCAGGGGCCCCAGGCTTCTCCATGGGCAGAGGAGTGAAGGGACCTGCCCCTTCCCTCCAGCCCACACCAGAGAGAAGGCTACCGCCAGAAAGGGTCAGGACTCACATCCATGTAGGCCATGGGCTCGTAGGTCACGCTGAGGTCACCAAAGCGGTACTTCCAAGCAGGATCATACTTGTGGGTCCTCAGGAACTCCCCCAGCAAGCCCTTCTCCTTCATGGTCTCACGGATAGACTTAAATTTCTTCAGGGGCACTCTACAGAAGGGTTGCGTATGAGGCAaggccctccctccttcctctcttcccagtcctctctttctctctctccttctcttaaCTGCATGCTTCAACCTCCCTGCCACTCTGTTTGTTCCccttgtctgtgtgtgtctttttctctctctcagccttttgctctctgtctctgtctgtctgtctctgtctctctgtgtgtgtgtgtgtgtgtgtgtgtgtgtttcttcctcCCTTTGCCTCTTCCCCTCTTTCTTACAAAGCTCTTCTCAGCACTTGCTCTAAGATTCAGAAAACCATTCATTTCACCATGCATGCACTCCTCACCCCATCTCAAGGGTCCTCCTATCTCCCTGGCCCTTTGCTGTCAAATATCCCGTAGATTCCTCCCCAGGAAAGGAAGAGGGACTTTAGGCATTACCCTTTTCAggatatgtacttttttttttttgagatgcagtttcacttttgtcacccaggctagagtgcaatggcacaacctccactcactgcaacctctacctcctgggttcagaagattctcctgcctcagcctcccgaatagctggaattacaggcacctgtcaccatgcccggctaattttttgtatctttagtagagacagggtttcactatgttggccaggctggtctcgatctcctgacctcgtgacccgcctgcctaggcctcccaaagtgctggcattataggcgtgagccaccgcacctggcccaggatatgtactttttttttttttttttttttgagacagagtttcgctcttgttgcccaggctggagtgcaatggcttgatctcggctcacctcaacttccacctcccgagttcaagcgattcttctgcctcagcctcccgggtagctgggattacaggcaagggcaaccatgcccagctaattttgtatttttagtagagatagggtttctctatgttggtcaggctggtctcaaactcccgacctcaaatgatccgcccgcctcggcctcccaaagtgctaggattacaggcgtgagccactgcgcccagcccaggaaatgcacatttttaacagaagatttcaggccaggcacggtagctcacgcctgtaatcccagcactttgggaggccgaggcgggtggatcacttgaggtcaggagttcgagaccagactggccaagatggtgaaaccccatctctactaaaattacaaaattagccgggcatggtggcgcacgcctgtaatcctagctactcgggaggctgaggtgggagaatcgcttgaacctgggaggcagaggtttcagtgagccgagatcgcgccattgcactgcagcctgggcaacaagagcgaagttctgtttcaaaaaaaaaaaacaaagaagatttCAGAGATGGCAAAGTTCACCCCAGAGTTCCTTTCTACGGCAGCCCTCAGGCACCTGGCACCAGCTGGATGTGACAGAGCATGGAGCAAGGGCAACAGCACTAGCTGGGACTCAGGACACAGAGTCCTAGTTCTGTCCCAGCTGCTAATCGCATGGCCTAGGCCCCATCACTGCTCCTCTCAGGACACCAGGACCACGGGAAGTTGGCCTGGGTGGTCTGGAGCACAGATCAGCTCTGGAGTTGGAACTTATAAATCACGGTTTCTGTCCCTTCCTATGGGCTCAGTCACCTCCTCGGCACTCTCCTTCCCAGACTTGCTTGCTGCCATTGCTTGGGAGTCTCTAGGGGTCCACTCTGGCCTTGCTCTAGGCTCCAGAATTCTGCTTAATCCCCATTCCCTGGGGACTCTGCATTCTCCAGAAATTCTCTGCTAAACCCCTTCACCCTGAGCTATGAAGACTAATTAACCACCTCTACCAAATATGCATATTGATAGGAGTTTCTGAGAGGAGCCAGCTCTTGGCCTCAGGAAGTACTCTTGGATAGAGAAATAACAGGCAGGATGGCAGGCTGGGCGCCTTCCTGATGGCCTGTGAGCCATGCCATCTACTCCAGAGTTTTCTCCTGACCCCTCGGGTATAGAGATTTACATTTACTGGTGTTTCTGCTTAGATGATTTTGGCATCTGCCAGTAAATTTTCAGCCTTAAAGCAATTTTTAGAGAGGATAGTGGATAAgatatcccttatccaaaaagGATTGCTCCCTtctgtgagaagaatccacacCTGCCATTCAAGGGCTGCTTGGGCAGTAGTCACCCTTACCACCTCTGTTTCAGGTCCATCTTTCCTCATCAGATGGGGGAAGGGATCGTGCTTTTCCCTTTGATAGGAAGGTTCCTGAAGGCAGGGGCTGTGTCTCCTTCCACCCATGTGTCCTGTCTAACATCAGCAAAGGGAGACTCCCCTTCCCCTAGCAGAAGTCCCAGAGTAGAGACAGGCAGGGTGTCCCCTGGCCCAGTTGCCCTTTGCAGGGCTTTAGGCTCCCATCCAGGCTCCCTGCACCAGCAGCCAGGTCCCAGACTCACTTGACCACTGCTGCCTCCGAGAGCTGGAGGCAGACCAAGACCACCACCATCCACTTCATGATGCTGGTCCCCAACTGGTCACAGAGGAAGAGCAACTCTGAGTTCTGCAGTCGCAGTGGAGTGAAGACCTGGGCACTCTTTCCTCTTTTATACGCCCAAGATTAGTCTAGTTGCTGCCTCCCTGCCCTGGGCAGCCATGACCTCAACCCAGGGTGTACCCTGTGCTTCGTGTATCAAttgtttctgtgtatttttccttcttgAGGGTGGCCGCAAAAGACTTTCATCTTATTGACTTTTTAGTTCAAGCATCGGAGGCCAGGAGGTGCAAGCGATAAGAGAGAAAGTTGCCGTAAGATGGAGTGGTGAAGATTACGTCTTGTTCCCAAACCAGAGGCATAATGTGTGCATTTAGGGACGAGGGCCAGAAAAAGGTAGAGGCAGAGTGCTGGGATAGATAGGATCTATAGCCAGGGTTTCGCAACCTCAGTGCTGTCGACATTTTGGAACAAATAGTTCTTTGTTGTGGGCCCCATCCT encodes:
- the PGC gene encoding gastricsin, encoding MKWMVVVLVCLQLSEAAVVKVPLKKFKSIRETMKEKGLLGEFLRTHKYDPAWKYRFGDLSVTYEPMAYMDAAYFGEISIGTPPQNFLVLFDTGSSNLWVPSVYCQSQACTSHSRFNPSESSTYSTNGQTFSLQYGSGSLTGFFGYDTLTVQSIQVPNQEFGLSENEPGTNFVYAQFDGIMGLAYPALSVDEATTAMQGMVQEGALTSPVFSVYLSNQQGSSGGAVVFGGVDSSLYTGQIYWAPVTQELYWQIGIEEFLIGGQASGWCSEGCQAIVDTGTSLLTVPQQYMSALLEATGAQEDEYGQFLVNCNSIQNLPTLTFIINGVEFPLPPSSYILSNDGYCTVGVEPTYLSSQNGQPLWILGDVFLRSYYSVYDLGNNRVGFATAA